AAGGGAAAATTTGTACCAAAGTATAATAAGAGGGATATATTTGAACTGAAAATTTAACAGGAGGGACATATTTGATCTTGCATTTATAGAAATGCAACATCCCCACCCATTGGGATATCAGTACATATACATGTGTTGGTATGTAATGCAGAAAAAATAACAAGTAGACAAGTGAGAATGctcaaataaatcatatatcaaAGATAAGCAACTATAGACAAATGAATATGAGAAACTCTTGTGTGAAACTATAATTTATTGAATAGCCTTATTAGCTCTGTGTGCAATGTTTAGATTGTTACTTGGCATGTGAGCACGTGATAGATTTACATGAGTGGCACACTGTGACTCAATAGAAGACTCTGATTTTTGTGTTCATTTTTCTGTTAAGATGCCACCATTctgttttaattaaaaaaaattgagcaaAGTACAAGATATTGCATATTAATCGTACCATCACTACTATCGAGATTTTTTAAAAGGTGTGTTGTTGCTCAAAATAACAGGTTAAATCTATGATATGTAAgagatattttaatattttttttggtattttaaaattttttcactaaatttatgatttataaGAGAATTGTTTTTCCTAGAACAAAGAGAGCTTCTTATGTCTCTTAAAGGATTAAATACAATGAAGAGAACCCCTTTATTTACATGGAAAAACTTCCTAGTTCTGTCAAGCTGCTTCAGTATCTATCTAGGAAATTGGATAGAGTGACATATGATATGTACGAATACTGTCCAACACATTGTCAATTAATACCAACCATATAGATATTGCTTCGCTGGGTAGCTAGCCGTTCTCCTCATTCTACTATTCCTTGCCACACTTGAATTGTTTTATTCCTACCTCCCAGTTCCAATCCCAGATAAGTTACGGAAATGTCAGTTTTTCACACTAGAAGCACAGCAGTTCTTGAAAGTTTTGTACATTATTTACTCGTGATGGTACTTTCCACATGTCTAACATGCAACCTATGTTAGCATCTTCCTACTTAGTGGACCAATCAATAATCTCATTTATCATCCTCCCATAAGTCTAATGTTTTTAGAAGTAGCCACATGTAGACCAGCAAAAACTGCAGGCAAAAATGAATCCAAAGCAGATTTCTTTACCATATGATTCTTCAAGCTTATTCTCCCTCCTTAGATTTGTAGAAAATCCTGGTAAGCCTTCTAAACAACACAAACTACAGAACGACGAAGGAGACACAGCAGAGATAGTGCCACTCCCACTATTGTCATCAAAAGAACCATCCGTCCAAACCATGACATGGATAAGCAAGGACCATGCCCTAGACCATCCAATGTGTGGAAGGGAACATAGTTACAAGCATGACTGCTCCGACTTGTGAAGCCAATGCTCTGCTAATTGTTGAGACTAAACCTGTAGGGAGGACTCGTACTTTGCCACTGCTCAACCTTACCATGAACcctgaaaaataaatatatgagcaAGATAGAAACACAAGAAGTGATCCTCCATTTTGTGTGAACGATCACAGAGAAACTGGTGGACATATATCAAATGAAACATCTCCAAGATAGTCATAAATTGGGCAGATACCTTTCCATATTCCCCAGTTGGTAAAAGGCATTAGGCACTTATTAACAGAGTAGCATTCAAAAGTCTTCCCCTAACACATGAACTTCATGGATCATACTAAATCAGCTAATCAATTAAAATTACTAACACCTTGAACTAACATAGCACCCAAATAGGGCCGACTACTACGACTATGTGCCCATTGGTGGCTTGGAAGCAAGATACCTTGACCATCTTccgaaaagtaaaaaaaaacataatatatgAGCAAGATAGAAACACAAAGAAGTGATCCTCCATTTTGTGTGCACTATGATGTTAGGTGAGTTAGATCATGTGTGAACGAACACAGAGAAACTGATGGACAAAACTCAAATGGAACATCTCCAAGATAGTCATAAATTTGGCAGATACCTTCATATATTACCCTGTTGGTAAAAGGCATTAGAGACACTTATTCACAGAGTAGCATTCAAAAATCTTTCCTTAGCAAACGAACTTCATGGATCATACTAAATCAGCTAACCAAATAAAACTACTAACACCTTGAACTAACATAGCACccaaataattaaaatgtaaaaaaatttatctgaaaatatataaaaagtagAACTTGAAATCAGGAAAATAAGATCAAGCTACTCTGAAGAATTATCATACATAATCATAAAGAGCACAAGTAAAGACAAATGTAGCTACTGTCCGTAAGTCTTCAACCCTTGAGCAGCACTTAACCTTCACTAATATTCTGCCCTTCCAGAGAAATCGTTCACTGCATTTGACAAGAAATCTGCTACAAGAGCCCGTTATTTCAAGTACTAAAGAACACGCACCAACTCTTCCTTGCCCAAAAGCCACAGCAGAAAAAGATTGACAGGAAAAAAGCATCAGCTACAGATCATCCCTACCAAGGAGGCTTACCAGTTCCTTAACAGAGCTTCCATATTTACCTCCTTCCTAACTTCTCTATCTCTTATTAGTCCTGTCACAAGTTCTTTTCTCTTCCACTGTTCCACAAGAGGgagacaaaagaaagaaaaagccAGCTATTTCTtatcaatttataattattcAATACCCATAATTAAATGTGACAATAATACCTTTAAAAACTTCTTTCCTACAAGTTCAgttagatatttttattgatcGAAAATTAGGGAACTCCGATCCAGCTTTCGGACATCCTAGCACTTGCAGCAAAACACAATGCACAATATCTTTCTCTTCTCTATGGTTGGAGGGTCAAAATAAGATTCTGAATACTCTGCAATATGATCATGGGAGAGGTCATATAGAACTTCTCTGGTTAGCTGCGGTAATTAAAAAAAACGATGCACATCAGTATAAGTTTGATGCAGGGACAAAAAATTGCAGTACTCAAAACAAAAGGAAAGTCGTATTCCAAAATAAGTTATCCTATGGATTGGATGTGTTCAGAATTGTTATGAGTGTTGGAGGATGTAAACAAACACGGTTACTGCGATTATAAGGAAGATGAAACTTGAGCTGACTCGCAAGTTGAAGACGGGTGAAGCTTGTACTGAAAGGTCAATACTGTATCTCACTTTGGAAGTCAAAGAGACGAATGAATAACTCTCGAAATAAACCTCAAGGAATACCAAGAGGTAGAAAATAAGCAGAATATGCAACAGAGACAGAGCGTACACTAACAGCAGATTATTTTAGTCTATGAATCATTGTCAACAGAACTGGATTTCTGTAGCAATCGGCCTTGGCAGCAACCAATTCATTTTCTGGAATTCATCTTTATCCGGGCATTTTTTGAACAATAACTTCATTACTTAAAAAGAAGAAAGCAAATTTAgattaaaaaacataaattagcATTGtgtatatcactatatatatatgattgaacAAGTTAAAATGTGAGAATGGGAAGGATGAGAATAAAATACGTACAATAACCAACATAACAAAGTAACATATAGGAAATACTTCTGCAGAGTTCCCTAACTAAGAAAGTACTTGCAACACGACTGGAGTTAATAAGGCACTGATAAGAAGTCAGCAAATTTGGGATTTAGAAGTTTACACCATGAATGCAATTACAATACAAGGGGAATATGACAAATTCCTAGTAACAAAAGGAGTCTTTCACCATATAAGTTAATGAAGAAAATTAAAACTGGATGCGagacaaaagtcctattatcaaatgcactagTCTCATATTAAATTGAGATGAATCAGAAAGAGGAACCTTGCACTCTTAAGAAAATATCCACCCAAGAATAGAGACACAAATCAGCAATACCAATGTTCAAAAcacaaattgaaaataaaacacaaaaaaaactatGATAATGGTAGAACACCAAAGAAGAACAGTGGAAACTCCTTCAGTCTGGCAATAATAACCATTAGCCAATATGCAACAGTCATGCCAATAAACAAAAGTTAGACTCATTCACATTCAGAGGTCAAATGTCTACATGATTGATCACCTTATAGCTTTCAGAAGCTCATACCGCTGGAACACATAAAATAGCTAAAGATCCAGAACACCCAGAGTTAGCATATTAGGAGCAATGGGACTCACGCGAACATATATGGCAGTCGATTCCTAAGTACCTAAAAACAGTTTCATCAAGGCGCCTTTTCCAATCAGAAGAGGAAGCAGAAGACAAGGAGAGCAAAGCTTGGATTGTAGCAGAAGAGAATTTCTGAAAAAATGCCTAATGTAGATGCAGCTTGAAGAAAAAGTCAGCTCCTCTTCTTACATAGAATACCACTGGCTCTAAGTAAGCATTCTGGATACAAATCTGATGACAACCATATGCAGTAGTTTTTACAGGATGATATGATTTTGTAAGTAATACACAATCACAAAGTTCAAGAAAGAGTAACCATGCTCAATATTGCAGATGATAAGTCTAACAGACACGGACACCAAGCATCTCCATATACAAACAAAGTGTCATACAATTCCAATCTAGATTCCTCAAATCCTTCTATTGCACAGACATCCTCAGTACTCAAAAATTCACcaacttttttcttttgataaccGTGGTGTCTACACCAACTTGCGTGCAACTCGACTAATTCCACTAGATACATACCTCCCTGACCAGCAACAAGTATCAaataactctgtccaccaaggcAAGAACAAATGCGCAGAGAAATCACCAAGTGTTCTTGTCTCCTAAATTCACCAACATATAGCAACAGGCACCAACAAATAACTCTGTCCTTCAAGGCTAGGACTTTGTCTTAAAAATTCAGCCACATAATTATGCAGGCGTCAACAGTTATCGGAGACATTACTCCACAAAACAACACAGAAAAGATAATTCATCACTCTTAAGATGAATTAGTTAAGTTTCTCCACTTCAATGATTTTGTGGTCCATATTGCAGGCTTGGTTTCGCAAGTTACTTTGTTTTAGTGCTTGACTGAAATTTATACTATTCAAGTTTAACCCAAGCTTGGTTCAACATAAAGCGATATTTAAATTCAAGTTTACCCAGACTTGGTTCAACATAAAGCGGGAATTTCAGTTAATCAAATTGTATTTGGATAAATATATAAGAACTTTCTTTAAATGGctcattaaaaatcaaaatccaaAGTTGCAACCCTTTTGTGCCTTTATATTACCAAAATTAAACCCTCACATTATTAATCCCACATCTACTATGTAAACGTTAACCCATACGCAACATGCATTGGATTAACAATAAGTTACTTGATTAGATAACAGTTGCAATCAAGGAAATATCCATCTTTGACAACTAGAGAGATCATAAACTACCACATAACAGTATGACAAATCAGATTTTACTTCATAGAACAAGAGCAAATGGACATGAGAAAACTAGATTTCATTGATTAGGAACAGCATTGTATTTTACATCATCCCATCAAAAACAGAATATAAGAAATCAAATTTTTTTATCAACTCTGAACAATTGAATGGCAATCAAACCCTAATGAtcaattctcaaaaaataacaaatttaAGAGCTGGTAAACTTGGTAACAGCTTTAGTCCCTTCAGAAACAGCATGCTTAGCCAATTCACCAGGCAACACCAATCTAACAGCAGTTTGAATTTCCCTAGACGTAATGGTAGGTTTCTTATTGTACCTCGCAAGTTTAGATGATTCCTGAGCCAATTTCTCAAATATATCGTTAATAAAACTGTTCATTATCCCCATCGCTTTGCTTGAAATTCCGATATCAGGATGCACTTGTTTCAGCACTTTGAATATATAGATCTTGTACGTCTCAGAACTCTTCTTcaccttcttctttttcttttctccgATACCGGCACCGACATCCTTCGTCGGAAGCTTCTTTCCGGCTTTTGGCTTCTTCTCCGCCGGAACTTTATCGTCGGAAGGTTTTTCCGATGCCGGATTCTCCTCGGCGGG
This Solanum dulcamara chromosome 8, daSolDulc1.2, whole genome shotgun sequence DNA region includes the following protein-coding sequences:
- the LOC129899586 gene encoding histone H2B.7-like — protein: MAPKAEKKPAEENPASEKPSDDKVPAEKKPKAGKKLPTKDVGAGIGEKKKKKVKKSSETYKIYIFKVLKQVHPDIGISSKAMGIMNSFINDIFEKLAQESSKLARYNKKPTITSREIQTAVRLVLPGELAKHAVSEGTKAVTKFTSS